The sequence GCCCAAACTCCACTGCATCCTCGTTCGTATATTTATCCTTCAGATCAAACCGCAATATTTCCTCCCCTGTACTCTCATTGATGATCCTGATATAACAATCATCCACCTGCCCAAAATTCAGGTTCAGCGTACGTCTGTCCTTCTTATTATCATGCGGGTATTTACAGATCGTACAGCAGATGATGATCTGCTCTACATCAGGTGTAATTTTAGAAAGATCAATAAACATATCATCATCATCTCCATCACTCCTTCTTCCATCAGGGTCATCTATCGCCCCCATGATTGCACCATCTTTGGTAATAGGCCGCATCAACCCTTTCTCTACCGGATCTTCTATACAATTGTCCATCCTTACCTGCCCATAAAAAATAAAATAAGAATCAGATGGAATCTTAAAACTCCCATTCAATGCAAATGCAGATACATCCAGATCAAACTCAGGTCCTCCCGGCTGATCGTTGGGATCCCATCCCATACCTATTCTCACTACCGTAAGACCAGGAGCCGCTTTTGACAAGGAGAATCTTTCTCCTTTTGTTAGATTAAAACTTCCCATAAAAAAATGATT is a genomic window of Chitinophaga sp. LS1 containing:
- a CDS encoding TerD family protein, which produces MGSFNLTKGERFSLSKAAPGLTVVRIGMGWDPNDQPGGPEFDLDVSAFALNGSFKIPSDSYFIFYGQVRMDNCIEDPVEKGLMRPITKDGAIMGAIDDPDGRRSDGDDDDMFIDLSKITPDVEQIIICCTICKYPHDNKKDRRTLNLNFGQVDDCYIRIINESTGEEILRFDLKDKYTNEDAVEFGRLFRVGNSWEFEAMGRAHTGSLQTLVDMYT